The following are from one region of the Aspergillus chevalieri M1 DNA, chromosome 1, nearly complete sequence genome:
- a CDS encoding SprT family zinc-dependent metalloprotease (COG:S;~EggNog:ENOG410PINN;~InterPro:IPR006640,IPR035240;~PFAM:PF17283,PF10263), which yields MARLNNTPSPRKRQEPRAPLGAQTKPERGLSNFSLPKTTGNSTSRGLFAETRTTKDNGATKEPSSARTQSHKKSKSSLDFQIFPDNNALFYDEAEETEEEHSDTSESHTSPTFSPSSSIGSISSHDKTKNPLKLAHVNSMLLPMPSPPSPVRQRRQTRKSEILDYAKENDPIEEPGDDDLEAASLSRSSSDASSRRIPVQGNVRQIPGGRNRNNNLSFSSYRQLEIEEADSEDPEDNGSDLEGFIVSDNEDLSFHDVSENESTEEEEKMPSPPPKPRRRLMRGRRPASTGEPKPDPEPEEVNRKSWKVPKEQSPIMDTIPPMGPTSTRLSQESFNINEELDNLNLDDNNNDPSSQLFNDLNDAVIELNTSPKKPAYEPPNLQTPPSSPSKNNRLRSPTKNKVCIPPTPYRESTDAFWSQETTNDWVDQHSPKKLDQLLREFKESDDEHNRERSFDIMPRSRNVKGKEPKSPSKTAQKKAEIEHRKALMARKKSFDDKKASLAYDFLKVLDIAVAGGQVQEMANETGGVKIVWSKTLQTTAGRATWKRVRDDNGCDARKPTKHYAIIELAERIIDNEDRLINTLAHEYCHLANHMISKVYNNPHGASFKQWGLKCKQALQDHPVYAGRIEVTTKHSYKIDYKYVWTCVDCAQNYGRHSKSIDPTKSRCGRCKGILQQIKPKPRNVSPKKKPAAGASTGLGIGVGGAAAQGSRLSPVDTKAVDDVMQVLGGVSLH from the exons ATGGCGCGACTCAATAACACGCCGTCACCACGAAAACGCCAGGAACCACGGGCACCACTTGGGGCACAAACAAAGCCAGAGCGTGGACTTAGCAACTTTTCATTGCCGAAGACGACAGGGAACAGCACAAGCAGGGGACTGTTTGCTGAAACACGGACGACAAAGGACAATGGAGCTACGAAGGAACCATCTTCCGCAAGAACACAATCCCACAAAAAGAGCAAATCCTCACTCGATTTCCAAATCTTCCCCGACAACAATGCCTTGTTCTATGACGAAGCTGAGGAAACCGAAGAAGAGCACAGTGACACTAGCGAATCTCACACCTCACCAAccttctctccctcctcttctATCGGCAGCATCTCCTCCCACGACAAGACGAAGAACCCGCTGAAGCTCGCGCATGTAAATTCGATGTTACTTCCAATGCCGTCACCTCCGTCGCCGGTTCGCCAACGCCGTCAGACCCGGAAGTCAGAGATACTCGATTATGCGAAGGAGAACGATCCGATTGAGGAGCCGGGAGATGACGATCTTGAAGCCGCGTCCTTGTCGAGGAGCTCGTCAGACGCTTCTTCGCGGCGGATACCAGTGCAGGGGAACGTACGCCAGATACCCGGGGGAAGGAATCGGAACAACAATCTGTCGTTTTCGAGCTACCGGCAGCTTGAAATAGAGGAAGCAGATTCTGAGGATCCTGAGGACAATGGCTCCGATCTGGAAGGTTTCATAGTCAGCGATAACGAAGATCTGAGCTTCCATGACGTATCGGAGAACGAATctacagaagaagaagaaaagatgcCCTCACCTCCACCTAAGCCAAGGCGACGATTGATGAGGGGCAGACGGCCAGCATCAACAGGGGAGCCAAAGCCAGACCCAGAGCCAGAGGAAGTAAACAGGAAGTCATGGAAGGTGCCAAAGGAACAATCACCCattatggataccattcCTCCTATGGGCCCTACGAGCACGCGGCTTTCCCAGGAAAGTTTCAATATTAATGAAGAGCTTGACAATCTGAACCTGGATGATAATAACAAtgatccttcttctcagcTTTTCAATGACTTGAATGA TGCTGTGATAGAGCTTAACACTTCTCCTAAGAAGCCGGCATATGAGCCGCCGAATCTACaaacaccaccatccagcCCATCGAAAAACAACCGTCTTCGCTCTCCTACGAAGAACAAAGTCTGTATACCCCCTACCCCATACCGCGAGAGTACCGACGCCTTCTGGAGCCAGGAGACGACCAATGACTGGGTCGACCAGCACTCCCCCAAAAAGTTGGACCAGCTGCTGCGTGAATTCAAAGAGTCAGACGACGAACACAACCGTGAAAGATCATTTGACATTATGCCCCGGAGCCGCAACGTGAAGGGCAAAGAACCCAAGTCGCCCAGCAAAACGGCACAGAAGAAGGCCGAAATCGAGCACAGGAAAGCCCTCATGGCGCGTAAAAAGTCCTTTGATGACAAAAAGGCCAGTCTCGCGTATGACTTCCTCAAGGTTCTCGACATCGCAGTTGCTGGCGGACAGGTCCAAGAGATGGCCAACGAAACTGGCGGCGTGAAAATCGTTTGGAGTAAAACCCTACAAACCACCGCCGGCCGCGCAACCTGGAAGCGTGTTCGTGATGATAATGGCTGCGATGCCCGTAAACCAACCAAGCATTACGCGATTATCGAACTAGCGGAACGCATTATCGACAACGAAGATCGGCTGATCAACACCCTCGCGCACGAGTACTGTCATCTGGCCAACCATATGATCTCCAAAGTCTACAACAACCCGCACGGAGCAAGCTTCAAGCAATGGGGTCTGAAGTGCAAGCAGGCCCTCCAGGACCATCCTGTCTACGCTGGCCGTATTGAAGTCACCACCAAGCACAGTTACAAGATCGACTACAAATACGTATGGACTTGCGTCGACTGCGCGCAGAACTACGGACGTCACTCGAAGAGTATTGACCCGACTAAGTCGCGCTGCGGACGGTGCAAAGGTATTCTGCAGCAGATAAAGCCTAAGCCGCGAAATGtgtcaccaaagaagaagcCAGCTGCTGGTGCTAGTACTGGCCTCGGTATTGGCGTTGGTGGCGCTGCCGCTCAGGGATCTCGTCTTTCGCCGGTTGACACGAAGGCTGTTGATGATGTGATGCAGGTTCTTGGGGGTGTTAGCTTGCATTGA
- the mog1 gene encoding Ran GTPase-binding protein MOG1 (BUSCO:EOG09264IKZ;~COG:S;~EggNog:ENOG410PKHC;~InterPro:IPR016123,IPR007681;~PFAM:PF04603): MAYSGRDFYGGAIAGAIPTSWLDSSDLREVPDHQEIYLSPTTLSNFILEVNEAVPNNKALAYLDQQQQQSTAPAGGVHANKETIDKAAVNYHLHDLCDEGDTIQAVIPPAPISLPRFTPEQARAYKGVASFTTPKTQRKGGGRVPGSVDGSAATTTMGASNGVGGTDAPQISRLSCHYLLVRLEKQETDLLAFMNVPHDEFDAKGDPSGLSREEEMAAGFIDKLVETLEVKNWGLFG, encoded by the exons ATGGCCTACTCTGGACGTGATTTCTACGGCGGCGCTATCGCTGGTGCTATTCCCACAAGTTGGCTCGATAGCAG CGATCTCCGCGAAGTTCCCGACCACCAAGAAATCTACCTCTCTCCGACCACCCTCTCCAACTTCATTCTAGAGGTCAATGAAGCTGTTCCCAACAACAAAGCTCTCGCCTACTTagaccaacaacaacaacaatccaCCGCCCCAGCCGGCGGCGTCCACGCGAATAAAGAAACTATCGACAAAGCCGCCGTCAACTACCACCTTCACGACCTCTGCGACGAAGGCGACACCATCCAAGCCGTTATCCCTCCAGCTCCTATTTCACTCCCACGCTTCACGCCAGAACAAGCGCGCGCATACAAGGGCGTGGCCTCGTTTACGACTCCCAAGACGCAGCGGAAGGGCGGTGGTCGCGTTCCGGGGTCTGTGGACGGATCCGCGGCAACAACGACGATGGGTGCTAGTAACGGTGTCGGGGGAACGGATGCGCCACAGATTTCGCGGCTGAGCTGTCACTATCTGCTTGTGCGGTTGGAGAAACAGGAGACGGATTTGTTGGCATTCATGAATGTGCCGCATGATGAGTTCGATGCAAAGGGGGATCCGAGTGGATTGTCGAGGGAGGAGGAAATGGCTGCTGGCTTTATCGATAAGCTGGTTGAGACTTTGGAGGTGAAGAATTGGGGGTTGTTTGGTTGA